In one window of Desulforhabdus amnigena DNA:
- a CDS encoding SGNH/GDSL hydrolase family protein, with product MRRISFLVICFCLLLWVPVASGAVNLRDVVTFGDSLTDNDLLRFYSDSPQNMYGRDPMHAVFHKASRSGSELRKYAVAGSESDDLEVQVDTYETGVLLGIQDKATLFSIEIGGNDIRNNIGRLSIYPPGARSSVDRVVSSIISNIRSSWRVLRASHPHARFVIWTLPDITLTPSQWGKLSEVEAANVRAHIQRANKYIRSLSSNPSVVVLDLYKIMRQLIADPPIYFGYQLIPPPSYGDYDSLFADRIHPTAVSNAIIANKIIYLMNTKWKDSIPSYTERQLAKLARIPTVKTATASE from the coding sequence ATGCGGAGAATTTCTTTTTTGGTCATCTGCTTCTGTCTACTTCTTTGGGTGCCTGTGGCATCTGGAGCGGTCAATCTCAGGGATGTCGTCACATTCGGCGACAGTCTCACCGACAACGATCTCCTCAGGTTTTATTCCGACAGTCCACAGAATATGTACGGAAGAGATCCCATGCATGCCGTTTTTCATAAGGCCTCCAGATCGGGGAGCGAACTGCGGAAATACGCCGTTGCCGGTTCTGAATCGGATGACCTCGAAGTTCAGGTAGATACATATGAAACTGGAGTGTTATTGGGGATTCAAGACAAAGCTACGCTCTTCAGCATCGAAATAGGAGGAAACGACATACGGAACAACATTGGTCGACTTTCCATTTACCCTCCGGGCGCAAGGAGCTCGGTCGACAGGGTTGTGAGCAGCATTATTTCAAACATCCGCAGTAGCTGGCGTGTGCTCAGGGCATCACACCCTCATGCCCGGTTCGTCATATGGACTCTCCCCGATATCACCCTGACACCAAGCCAGTGGGGAAAGCTCTCGGAGGTCGAAGCTGCAAACGTTCGTGCCCATATCCAGCGTGCAAATAAATACATACGCAGCCTGAGCAGCAATCCGTCCGTTGTTGTGCTTGATCTTTACAAGATAATGCGGCAGCTCATCGCTGATCCCCCCATATACTTCGGATACCAGCTCATACCTCCACCAAGTTATGGGGATTACGACAGCCTCTTTGCCGACCGGATCCACCCCACAGCCGTAAGCAATGCAATCATAGCCAACAAGATCATTTATCTCATGAACACCAAGTGGAAAGATTCTATCCCCTCCTATACTGAGCGGCAACTGGCAAAGCTGGCACGCATCCCGACGGTGAAAACCGCCACGGCGAGTGAGTAG
- a CDS encoding alpha/beta fold hydrolase, whose translation MLAWRKEYIHANGIRLWTEQQGEYVPLVLCHGGPGACDNLAPVAEMIEDIARVYRYDQRGCGKSDATPPYDLNTYLADLDALRIAWNHERWIVAGHSWGASLALAYALRHTGRVAGLILISTNGLEIQNVEYERNCEAKLSFTDFEKLQKLRCLYRNSSSSTRESIQEEILQLKLKADLADPATAIGFPHFPCRMNYSVNRLLTEDWEKFLQQENIEKRIKNLTMPTLIVHGTGDPRPPRGALRLANLLPLGEFVSLPNVGHYPWLERPTLLKNALRTFIKRFEEWWKEKE comes from the coding sequence ATGCTTGCATGGCGCAAGGAATATATCCACGCAAACGGTATTCGACTTTGGACCGAGCAACAGGGCGAATATGTTCCCCTCGTTTTGTGTCACGGGGGACCGGGTGCCTGTGACAACCTGGCTCCAGTGGCTGAAATGATCGAAGATATTGCCCGTGTGTACCGTTACGACCAACGCGGCTGTGGAAAATCCGACGCAACGCCGCCTTATGATTTGAACACTTACCTGGCTGACCTAGATGCCCTTCGCATCGCATGGAACCATGAGCGTTGGATTGTTGCCGGCCATTCGTGGGGTGCATCCCTTGCACTGGCATACGCTCTGCGTCATACCGGCAGGGTCGCAGGATTGATCCTCATCTCCACCAACGGCCTTGAAATTCAAAATGTCGAATATGAGCGCAACTGCGAAGCGAAATTGTCATTTACCGACTTTGAAAAACTGCAGAAACTGCGATGCCTGTACAGGAACAGCTCAAGCTCCACCCGTGAGTCGATTCAAGAAGAGATCCTCCAGCTCAAGCTGAAGGCAGACCTTGCAGATCCGGCTACAGCCATCGGATTTCCTCACTTTCCCTGCCGTATGAACTATTCGGTCAACAGGCTGCTCACAGAAGATTGGGAAAAATTTCTTCAGCAGGAAAACATCGAGAAAAGGATTAAAAATCTAACCATGCCGACCCTGATCGTCCATGGCACAGGCGACCCCAGACCCCCAAGAGGTGCGCTCCGCCTCGCAAATTTGCTGCCCCTTGGTGAATTTGTCTCCCTGCCCAATGTCGGCCATTATCCGTGGCTGGAACGCCCTACCCTTCTAAAAAATGCCCTGCGAACTTTTATCAAAAGATTCGAGGAGTGGTGGAAGGAGAAAGAATGA
- a CDS encoding amidohydrolase family protein — protein MDYSIIDSHVHCGIQDRFPPQTLEDYRSQARGSGIGGAVVFSPVIEIYDRYDPYFEDTPEWQKKRRESNDYLLSLAPPDFEVIPYFFIWNDFAVENISPQHRGIKWHRHEEEPHYHYDDPRCAKAIEEIRKRKMPVVLEEELKFTIRFIEEWAAGVRIIIPHLGFLNGGYETLRSRGIWERANVFADTALASPTEIMDYLNRYGYEKLMFGSDFPFGDPKSELRKIMRLPIPDEVKRAIASENLRNLLSDSNQP, from the coding sequence ATGGATTATTCCATCATCGATTCGCATGTCCATTGTGGTATCCAGGACCGGTTTCCGCCTCAAACCCTTGAAGATTACCGCTCCCAGGCACGGGGTAGCGGCATTGGAGGGGCTGTAGTCTTTTCCCCGGTCATCGAGATCTATGACCGTTATGATCCCTATTTCGAAGATACTCCCGAATGGCAAAAGAAAAGGCGAGAATCGAACGATTACCTGCTGAGCCTTGCCCCTCCGGACTTTGAGGTGATCCCGTACTTTTTTATCTGGAATGACTTCGCCGTCGAAAACATATCCCCGCAGCACCGTGGAATCAAATGGCACCGTCATGAAGAGGAACCGCACTATCATTACGACGATCCTCGATGCGCGAAGGCCATCGAAGAAATCAGAAAGCGGAAGATGCCGGTTGTTCTGGAAGAAGAATTGAAATTCACCATCCGTTTCATCGAAGAATGGGCTGCCGGAGTGCGGATCATCATACCCCACCTGGGTTTTTTAAACGGCGGATACGAGACGCTCCGCTCCCGTGGGATCTGGGAACGGGCGAATGTTTTTGCCGATACGGCCCTCGCTTCCCCGACCGAAATCATGGATTATCTGAATCGATACGGATACGAAAAGCTCATGTTCGGATCTGACTTTCCATTTGGAGATCCCAAAAGTGAGCTTCGAAAAATCATGCGCCTTCCCATCCCGGACGAGGTGAAAAGGGCCATTGCGAGCGAGAATCTGAGAAATCTTCTTTCAGACAGCAATCAGCCATAA
- a CDS encoding CheR family methyltransferase, producing the protein MDDPSFTKILHFFQLSMRGYRRVRKGVKKRLSRHMQELNCREVEDYLQVLEHRPAELQRAKEFLTVSISRFFRDRHLWEVLTGFMIPELSSASPPCVRVWCAGCACGEEVYTLKIVWNQEQKKRLELPVLEIWATDINPVVLEKARQGIYPTSSLKEVPPALLDLYFLPDPEGFQIREELKNGIYWEIQDFLSAPPPTDSFDLIFVRNNLLTYYEPSISLPVLVKMTDALRWGGYLVIGNNEEIPSEDLPLKRSPLYRSIFLKTTFPIGGKI; encoded by the coding sequence ATGGATGATCCTTCCTTCACGAAGATCCTGCATTTTTTCCAGCTTTCAATGCGTGGCTATCGCAGGGTGCGGAAGGGCGTAAAAAAGAGGCTGAGCCGACACATGCAGGAACTCAACTGTAGAGAGGTCGAGGACTATTTGCAGGTTCTCGAGCATCGACCGGCTGAATTGCAGCGAGCCAAAGAGTTCCTCACGGTTTCCATCAGCCGATTTTTTCGGGACCGCCACCTGTGGGAAGTCCTCACAGGCTTTATGATTCCGGAGCTCTCAAGTGCTTCTCCTCCATGCGTACGGGTCTGGTGCGCCGGCTGCGCTTGTGGAGAAGAAGTGTACACTCTGAAAATCGTCTGGAATCAAGAACAGAAAAAAAGGCTGGAGCTCCCAGTCCTTGAAATCTGGGCAACGGACATCAATCCCGTTGTGCTGGAAAAAGCGCGTCAGGGCATCTACCCGACCAGCAGCTTGAAAGAAGTGCCCCCAGCACTCCTGGATCTCTATTTCTTGCCCGATCCTGAAGGCTTCCAGATAAGAGAAGAATTGAAAAACGGAATCTATTGGGAGATTCAAGACTTTTTATCGGCCCCTCCCCCGACGGATTCGTTCGACCTGATTTTTGTCCGCAACAATCTGTTGACTTATTACGAACCGTCCATCTCCTTACCGGTTCTTGTGAAAATGACCGATGCCCTTCGCTGGGGCGGTTATCTGGTTATTGGGAACAATGAAGAGATCCCTTCGGAGGATCTTCCTTTGAAACGTTCGCCCCTGTACCGCTCCATTTTCCTGAAAACGACTTTTCCCATTGGAGGGAAAATCTGA
- a CDS encoding DUF2339 domain-containing protein has product MKILFTLLGILIGANARNVLLGISLGGAIGYIFAGFLEITRRLKDLEAEVQNLRSRLDQGWTPLGTTAPFPLKEAPLQAAQPSSETDLKPLPEDELSVKPEEWETEPAPSHKTGQEELPPGIAPYPSRKTPRGTNRIPWQIFQRFLSGENLVVKVGVFILFFGVAFLLKYAAENDWLSIELRLMATALGAVGLLIVGWRLRSRRRTYAMVLQGGGVGVMYITVFAALRLYSLLPAPLAFGILAAVGGLAGALAVLQDSRALAVLGIVGGFLAPVLASTGHGSHVILFSYYALLNACIFGMAWFKAWRMVNVVGFVFTFSLGTAWGYRAYQPQYFESVEPFLLLFFLFYVAVAVLFALRQPPELKGYVDGTLVFGTPAVTFALQTLLVGQYAYGAAWSAFALGFFYLATASFLFWKNPRYMRMLTESFLAIGVAFATLTIPLALDNRWTSAAWALEGAAMVWVGVRQKRILPRISGMLLQFFAGLLFYKAFAGATGQLPILNGFYMGCLTVSFSGLFTGFCLNRYRANLRTWESGLDIAMAIWGLFWWFGGGLNEIDRHIPHGHRFGAAIVFLALSCMICDDFRRRLAWPFLRIPALSLPIVLFTTAIAMSLELSHPFIKSGWMAWPLALAGCYLILKRNEGWHPEVTLPLHGVTLWLLGLLATWEMIWQMNHWIDGAETWKTIAWVMAPSLLVLFTSRWGEKLSWPVGKHLEIYLTLGIGPIALYVWAWTVLANLFNRGDPWPLSYIPFLNPLDVTVAFVFLTLFIWLLKIRSLAWPPLFKIRTRLPKYLIHSLWGASIFLWLNAVLVRTIHYWGGVGFSFQAMQRSMLFQTSLSIFWTLTALIIMVFSTRRALRNFWLTGGGLLAVVVVKLFLIDLSKTGTVERIISFIVVGILLLITGYFSPVPPNKPKEEDRQNREN; this is encoded by the coding sequence ATGAAAATCCTTTTTACCCTTCTCGGAATTTTGATTGGCGCCAATGCGCGAAATGTCCTCCTGGGCATCTCGCTTGGAGGAGCTATTGGCTATATTTTTGCCGGTTTTCTAGAAATCACCCGCCGCCTGAAAGACCTCGAGGCTGAAGTTCAGAACTTGAGATCGAGACTGGACCAGGGTTGGACTCCTTTAGGTACAACAGCACCTTTTCCACTGAAGGAAGCACCGCTTCAAGCCGCACAGCCCTCATCCGAGACGGACCTGAAGCCCCTCCCCGAAGACGAGCTTTCCGTAAAGCCGGAGGAATGGGAGACCGAGCCGGCACCCTCTCACAAAACGGGTCAGGAAGAACTTCCTCCCGGAATAGCCCCCTACCCTTCCCGCAAAACACCAAGAGGGACGAATCGGATTCCATGGCAGATTTTTCAGCGATTTCTCTCGGGAGAAAATCTCGTCGTCAAGGTGGGAGTCTTCATACTTTTTTTCGGTGTCGCTTTTCTGCTCAAGTATGCCGCAGAAAACGACTGGCTTTCCATTGAACTGCGCCTCATGGCGACGGCGCTCGGAGCCGTCGGGCTCCTGATCGTCGGGTGGAGACTGCGTTCCCGCCGGCGGACCTACGCCATGGTCCTCCAGGGAGGCGGGGTCGGCGTCATGTATATCACGGTCTTTGCCGCCCTGCGTCTTTATTCCCTCCTCCCCGCCCCCCTGGCTTTCGGCATTCTGGCCGCCGTTGGCGGCCTGGCCGGAGCACTGGCCGTGCTTCAGGATTCTCGGGCACTGGCCGTTCTCGGCATAGTAGGCGGTTTCCTGGCGCCGGTGCTCGCTTCTACCGGCCACGGGAGTCATGTCATCCTGTTCAGCTATTACGCGCTCCTGAACGCCTGCATTTTCGGCATGGCCTGGTTCAAGGCATGGCGTATGGTCAACGTCGTGGGTTTTGTCTTCACTTTCAGCCTGGGCACAGCCTGGGGCTATCGCGCCTATCAGCCCCAATACTTCGAATCCGTAGAACCCTTCCTCCTTTTGTTTTTTCTCTTCTACGTCGCAGTCGCCGTGCTGTTCGCTCTGCGCCAACCGCCCGAACTCAAGGGCTATGTCGACGGCACCCTCGTCTTCGGGACTCCAGCCGTCACCTTCGCCCTGCAGACACTGCTGGTCGGGCAGTATGCATACGGCGCTGCCTGGAGCGCTTTTGCCCTCGGTTTTTTCTATCTCGCAACAGCATCCTTCCTCTTCTGGAAAAATCCAAGATACATGCGGATGCTGACGGAATCCTTCCTCGCCATCGGGGTGGCCTTTGCCACTCTGACCATCCCTCTTGCTCTCGACAACCGTTGGACGTCTGCGGCCTGGGCCCTGGAAGGGGCCGCCATGGTTTGGGTCGGAGTTCGGCAAAAGAGGATTCTCCCTCGCATCTCGGGAATGCTGCTGCAGTTCTTTGCGGGACTCCTCTTCTACAAGGCCTTCGCCGGAGCCACCGGCCAACTGCCGATACTCAACGGTTTTTATATGGGTTGTCTCACCGTAAGCTTCTCCGGACTCTTCACGGGTTTCTGTCTCAACCGGTACAGAGCAAATCTCCGCACCTGGGAATCTGGTCTCGACATTGCCATGGCCATATGGGGACTTTTCTGGTGGTTTGGTGGGGGGCTCAATGAAATCGACCGGCATATTCCCCATGGACACAGGTTTGGAGCAGCTATCGTCTTTCTCGCCCTTTCCTGCATGATTTGCGATGATTTCAGACGAAGGCTGGCTTGGCCCTTTTTGCGCATTCCTGCCCTCTCTCTTCCCATTGTTCTCTTTACGACAGCCATCGCAATGAGTTTAGAACTATCCCACCCGTTTATAAAGAGTGGTTGGATGGCCTGGCCATTGGCATTGGCCGGATGCTACCTGATTCTTAAAAGAAACGAGGGATGGCACCCGGAAGTGACCCTGCCCCTTCATGGGGTCACTCTTTGGCTCCTTGGCCTGCTTGCGACATGGGAAATGATCTGGCAAATGAATCACTGGATAGACGGTGCAGAAACATGGAAAACGATTGCATGGGTCATGGCGCCATCACTCCTTGTGCTCTTCACTTCCAGATGGGGTGAAAAACTCTCCTGGCCCGTAGGGAAACATCTGGAAATTTATCTCACTCTGGGTATCGGACCCATTGCACTTTATGTCTGGGCGTGGACCGTTCTTGCAAATCTTTTCAACCGTGGCGATCCCTGGCCCTTGAGCTACATCCCCTTCCTGAATCCTCTGGATGTCACGGTGGCCTTTGTGTTTCTGACTCTTTTCATATGGCTCCTGAAGATACGCTCCCTGGCATGGCCCCCCTTATTCAAGATACGCACACGGCTTCCGAAATACCTCATCCACAGCCTCTGGGGAGCATCCATATTTTTGTGGCTCAACGCCGTTCTCGTGCGTACGATCCACTATTGGGGGGGCGTCGGCTTCAGTTTCCAAGCCATGCAGCGCTCAATGCTTTTCCAGACATCTCTTTCCATCTTCTGGACTCTCACGGCATTGATCATCATGGTCTTTTCAACACGGCGCGCTCTCAGAAATTTCTGGCTCACCGGAGGAGGATTGCTGGCAGTGGTCGTGGTGAAACTCTTTCTTATCGACCTGTCAAAAACCGGTACCGTCGAGCGTATCATTTCTTTTATTGTGGTGGGCATCCTGCTTTTGATTACCGGCTACTTCTCCCCCGTTCCTCCCAACAAACCAAAGGAGGAGGATAGACAAAACCGGGAAAATTAG
- a CDS encoding lysophospholipid acyltransferase family protein, which yields MKASRFQALVIILKNIFITFWISVIVIYRAYRNAYSRRHCDQLLHWWSSKLLEFVNLSYEVFNPNGVRFEPNRRYVIMSNHSSLYDIPLTFMALPGSIRMLTKKELFEVPIWGRGMAAGEFISIDRNNRRQAFRDLQEARKKMESGIILWVAPEGTRSRTGKLGPFKKGGFMLALQTGATIVPVGIRGANEVLPAKTTDLHVGCHAEFHVGRPIDTSRYSKKQINELMEEVENQIRELAALPR from the coding sequence ATGAAAGCGAGCAGATTTCAGGCTCTTGTTATTATTTTGAAAAACATTTTCATCACTTTTTGGATCTCCGTCATCGTCATCTACAGAGCATACCGAAACGCTTACAGCCGCAGGCACTGCGACCAGCTCCTGCACTGGTGGTCTTCAAAGCTTCTTGAATTCGTGAACCTTTCCTACGAAGTCTTCAACCCCAACGGGGTCCGGTTCGAGCCGAACCGTCGCTATGTCATCATGAGCAATCACAGCAGCCTTTATGATATTCCCCTCACCTTCATGGCCCTGCCCGGGAGCATTCGCATGCTGACCAAAAAAGAGCTTTTTGAAGTTCCCATTTGGGGACGGGGAATGGCTGCGGGCGAGTTCATCTCCATTGACCGGAACAACCGGCGCCAGGCCTTTCGAGATCTCCAGGAAGCCCGGAAGAAGATGGAAAGCGGGATCATTCTGTGGGTCGCTCCGGAGGGGACGCGTTCCAGGACGGGCAAATTGGGTCCTTTCAAGAAAGGGGGATTCATGCTCGCACTCCAAACAGGAGCAACCATCGTTCCCGTTGGAATTCGGGGGGCCAATGAGGTACTTCCTGCCAAGACCACAGACCTGCATGTGGGTTGTCACGCGGAATTCCACGTAGGCCGCCCCATCGATACATCCAGGTATTCGAAAAAGCAAATCAATGAATTGATGGAAGAAGTGGAAAATCAGATCCGGGAGCTCGCCGCCCTGCCCCGGTAA
- the era gene encoding GTPase Era, whose translation MTQDGSAKPFRSGYVALVGAPNVGKSTLLNQMLKEKISITAPKPQTTRNRIRGILTTPESQVVFVDTPGIHRARDQFNKMLVDTALSTLSEVDIIFFLIEAPDANREINAFILENLAKVDTPVILVINKIDLLPNKQALLPIMADYQKRYPFHAIVPVAALSGEGIPALQEEILALLPEGPRYYPEDYLTDQPERFLVAELIREKIFHLVHQEIPYAVAVVVETFKEVPERNRIDIEATIHVEKESQKAIIIGKQGKMLKEIGQKARADIEALLACHVYLGLFVRVQKNWRKDLRLVTEFGYRSES comes from the coding sequence ATGACTCAAGATGGATCGGCCAAACCCTTCAGGTCAGGATATGTTGCACTTGTGGGGGCCCCGAATGTGGGAAAATCGACCCTTTTGAACCAAATGTTGAAGGAAAAGATCTCCATTACGGCGCCCAAACCACAGACTACGCGGAACCGCATCCGGGGAATCCTGACCACACCGGAATCGCAGGTCGTTTTTGTGGATACTCCCGGAATACACAGGGCCAGGGACCAGTTCAACAAAATGCTCGTAGACACGGCCCTTTCCACGTTGAGTGAAGTCGACATCATTTTTTTCCTCATCGAGGCTCCCGATGCGAATCGGGAAATCAATGCCTTCATTCTGGAAAATCTGGCCAAAGTGGATACCCCGGTCATTCTGGTCATCAACAAGATAGATCTGCTGCCAAACAAGCAGGCTCTGCTTCCCATCATGGCCGACTATCAGAAACGCTACCCATTCCATGCGATCGTGCCCGTTGCAGCTCTCTCGGGGGAGGGCATTCCGGCTCTTCAAGAGGAAATACTCGCGCTTCTTCCCGAAGGCCCGCGGTATTACCCGGAAGATTATCTGACCGATCAACCCGAGCGCTTTCTCGTGGCGGAACTGATCCGTGAGAAGATCTTTCATCTGGTGCACCAGGAAATTCCCTATGCCGTTGCCGTCGTGGTGGAGACGTTCAAGGAAGTTCCCGAGCGAAATCGTATCGATATTGAAGCCACCATTCACGTCGAAAAGGAGTCCCAGAAGGCGATCATTATTGGAAAGCAAGGGAAGATGCTGAAAGAAATCGGCCAAAAAGCGAGGGCCGATATCGAAGCCCTCCTGGCATGCCATGTTTACCTGGGGCTTTTTGTCCGGGTTCAAAAGAACTGGCGGAAGGATTTGCGTCTAGTGACGGAATTCGGCTACCGTTCAGAAAGCTAA
- a CDS encoding elongator complex protein 3: MTSTSRNRIYPVFLPHEGCPFQCVYCNQHAVTDSSLKKSSDKGLLSRFDACFGRLVEHAERSGIPGELAFYGGTFTALPEEALKGLLQRVSLWVEKGVFTGIRFSTRPDGISREVCALLREYPVRTVELGVQSLSDQVLQESRRGYSAKTVENAAALVRANGWELGFQLMLGLPGDTRERFLDSVSRSALLRPDMVRLYPTLVLDKTLLAKWYRAGSYQPLDLDDAVEWAADAYDIFGEAQIPIARMGLHADPELEKPGNILGGPYHPAFGYLVKVRWWRKRVDRYLEKEVQAHGGVSLILHVSSPCSSEMIGPRRSNLLHWQRRWNLEHVEVQGNDAIPAGSFHSEWGRKASVGGRRRRKREWNPGEYPDAGIAVNRCADSDSFRLE, translated from the coding sequence ATGACCTCGACCTCCAGGAACAGGATCTACCCTGTTTTCCTTCCCCACGAAGGATGTCCTTTTCAGTGCGTCTATTGCAATCAGCATGCAGTGACGGATTCAAGCCTGAAAAAATCCAGCGACAAGGGCCTGCTCTCGCGTTTTGATGCATGCTTCGGTCGGCTGGTGGAGCATGCCGAAAGAAGCGGCATTCCCGGGGAGCTCGCTTTCTATGGGGGAACGTTCACCGCTTTGCCCGAAGAGGCCCTGAAGGGATTGCTGCAGCGGGTTTCTCTTTGGGTTGAGAAAGGCGTTTTTACCGGCATACGGTTTTCGACCCGTCCCGATGGAATTTCCCGGGAAGTGTGCGCCCTCCTGCGGGAATATCCCGTGCGAACGGTCGAACTGGGGGTCCAGAGTCTTTCCGATCAGGTTCTACAGGAAAGCCGAAGAGGATACAGCGCAAAAACCGTGGAAAACGCTGCCGCGCTGGTGCGGGCAAACGGATGGGAACTCGGTTTTCAGCTCATGCTCGGTCTGCCGGGAGACACCCGGGAGCGTTTTCTCGATTCCGTATCGAGGTCGGCTCTGCTCCGTCCCGATATGGTGCGCCTTTACCCGACCCTGGTGCTCGACAAAACGCTCCTGGCCAAATGGTACCGTGCAGGGTCTTACCAACCTCTGGACCTGGATGATGCCGTTGAATGGGCAGCAGATGCCTATGATATTTTTGGGGAGGCGCAAATTCCCATAGCCCGCATGGGTCTGCATGCCGACCCTGAACTGGAAAAACCTGGAAATATCCTGGGTGGGCCCTACCACCCCGCTTTCGGTTATCTCGTGAAGGTTCGGTGGTGGAGGAAACGGGTGGACCGCTATCTCGAAAAAGAGGTGCAGGCACACGGGGGAGTTTCGCTCATTCTGCACGTTTCTAGCCCCTGCTCGAGCGAAATGATTGGCCCACGGCGGTCGAATCTGCTGCACTGGCAGCGAAGATGGAACCTGGAACATGTGGAAGTGCAGGGAAATGATGCGATTCCGGCGGGATCATTCCACTCTGAGTGGGGCAGGAAAGCATCCGTTGGCGGAAGACGGCGAAGGAAAAGGGAATGGAACCCCGGAGAATATCCGGATGCCGGAATTGCCGTGAATCGCTGCGCGGACAGTGATAGCTTCCGGTTGGAATAA
- the rnc gene encoding ribonuclease III, producing MLNQANDLEDLQDVLKYRFKNVQLLRQALVHRSYVHENIQLNQSDNETLEFLGDAVLSLTVSHLLLQRFPDYNEGDLSRMRSSIVNERELAGIAAQLDLGEHLLLGKGEELTGGRQKPSLLADSLEALLAAIYLDSGLDAVMAVVKRLFHAYLDLEPEEHPLKALDKDYKTQLQEITQSRFKLTPVYYLEYEEGPDHLKTFYMSVALDDKILARGSGRSKKEAQQVAAQKAIEIIEKISGTFDDL from the coding sequence GTGCTGAATCAAGCAAATGATCTTGAAGACTTGCAAGATGTGCTGAAATACCGCTTTAAGAATGTTCAACTCTTGCGGCAGGCTCTGGTGCATCGTTCTTATGTCCATGAAAATATTCAATTAAATCAGTCGGATAACGAAACGCTCGAGTTCCTGGGGGATGCGGTTTTGAGCCTCACTGTCAGCCATCTATTGCTGCAGAGGTTTCCCGATTACAATGAGGGGGATCTTTCGAGGATGCGCTCTTCCATCGTCAATGAAAGGGAGCTCGCTGGAATTGCAGCTCAATTGGATTTGGGGGAACACCTCCTTCTGGGAAAGGGCGAGGAATTGACGGGCGGGCGCCAGAAACCGTCCCTGCTTGCGGACAGCCTGGAAGCGCTCCTGGCAGCTATTTACCTGGACAGCGGCCTGGATGCGGTCATGGCAGTGGTCAAAAGGCTTTTCCATGCTTACCTGGATCTCGAACCGGAAGAACATCCCCTCAAGGCTTTGGACAAAGATTACAAGACGCAGCTTCAGGAGATCACCCAGTCGCGTTTCAAGCTCACCCCCGTTTATTACCTGGAGTATGAAGAAGGCCCGGACCATCTCAAAACCTTTTATATGAGTGTGGCGCTGGATGATAAAATCCTTGCCAGGGGCTCCGGTCGAAGCAAAAAAGAAGCGCAGCAGGTGGCTGCTCAAAAAGCTATTGAAATCATTGAAAAAATTTCTGGGACTTTTGACGATCTATGA
- a CDS encoding D-glycero-alpha-D-manno-heptose-1,7-bisphosphate 7-phosphatase: MLSWINLPKAPHSRFLFLDRDGVINEDRPDYIRHWKEYRFYPDALDALRWLREHCVNVILISNQSALNRGITGWKDFWEIHTRMIRRIEEAGGEILAAFYCPHHPDEKCDCRKPSPGMILAAGKVYGIPLGDSHLIGDRHTDLLAASQAGCEGILLNRLTENGAQSRTGPESFQCSDKKFGNHGPYTNLVQAVTDIYGEKN, from the coding sequence ATGTTGAGCTGGATCAATCTTCCCAAGGCACCCCATTCAAGATTTCTTTTTCTGGACCGCGACGGCGTCATCAACGAGGACCGACCCGACTACATAAGACATTGGAAGGAATACCGTTTCTATCCCGATGCTCTGGATGCCCTGCGATGGCTGCGGGAACATTGCGTCAATGTGATCCTCATCAGCAATCAGTCCGCTTTGAATCGAGGAATCACAGGATGGAAGGATTTCTGGGAAATTCATACCAGGATGATTCGACGCATCGAAGAGGCGGGCGGTGAGATTCTGGCTGCATTTTACTGCCCCCACCATCCTGACGAGAAATGTGACTGCAGAAAACCCTCTCCCGGTATGATCCTGGCGGCGGGCAAAGTCTATGGAATTCCTTTGGGCGATTCCCATCTGATCGGTGATAGACATACGGACCTTCTTGCAGCCTCGCAGGCCGGATGCGAGGGGATTCTGCTGAATCGATTAACGGAAAACGGTGCGCAGTCTCGCACCGGTCCCGAATCTTTCCAGTGCTCAGACAAGAAATTCGGCAACCATGGCCCCTATACCAATCTGGTGCAGGCTGTCACGGACATTTATGGGGAAAAAAATTAG